The following are from one region of the Halobacteriovorax vibrionivorans genome:
- the murJ gene encoding murein biosynthesis integral membrane protein MurJ, whose amino-acid sequence MTTEHRKNFLLSSIKMAMATLSSRVLGFAREILMAKLFGASGLTDAYQIAFRIPNMLRDLFAEGAFSAAFVPIFTSAKVDGDKHARTLLWSMAIVLFSVTALICGLIFIFAPELIQLLTNELFTSDANRFEMSILLTRMMSPFLAFVSVAALFMGVLNTYRMFFAPAMAPAFFNIIMIISMVSLPKYLEARNLHPIVSLGIGVLVGGFVQMAIQLPMLVSKGLFKVEKIDIFSKDVKEILKRMSIGTIGVAATQINLLVSTFLATGTVIGAVSWLQYAFRLFQFPVGILGVSIGNSNLVYFSELWRSGNEEDAKKALQTSYITSLFVLMPAMALMFALAQDTVAISFQRGAFGLDDTKMVTEALYAYLIGLPFYGLYKVFSPSFYTLDRPKIPVTISSIAVLINIIFCISLVETYGFKILAMGTSVSMIFIIVTQSVLLFRMLNLELTFFFPIRFFKICLCAVAAFFTASYLRSFFPVNIFSTVDNLGAFSISALGGGLAYLIALSVLGDYVLIQRFLNKLLRRK is encoded by the coding sequence ATGACAACTGAACACCGAAAGAATTTTTTATTATCTTCTATAAAAATGGCCATGGCGACTCTCTCAAGTCGCGTTCTGGGCTTTGCTCGTGAGATTTTGATGGCCAAATTATTTGGTGCTTCAGGTTTAACAGATGCCTATCAGATTGCTTTTCGAATTCCCAATATGCTTAGAGACCTCTTTGCTGAAGGAGCCTTTTCAGCTGCTTTTGTGCCAATTTTTACCAGTGCAAAAGTCGACGGGGATAAGCACGCCAGAACTTTATTATGGTCAATGGCCATTGTTCTCTTCAGTGTGACAGCCTTAATCTGTGGGCTTATTTTTATTTTCGCTCCTGAATTAATTCAGCTTCTAACAAATGAGCTTTTCACAAGTGATGCCAATCGCTTTGAGATGTCGATTCTCTTAACTCGTATGATGTCTCCTTTTTTGGCCTTTGTTTCTGTTGCTGCCTTATTTATGGGAGTTTTAAATACTTATCGCATGTTCTTTGCGCCTGCGATGGCACCAGCTTTCTTTAATATCATCATGATTATCTCGATGGTTTCATTGCCAAAGTATTTAGAAGCAAGAAATCTTCATCCAATTGTCTCTCTTGGGATCGGTGTCTTAGTCGGTGGCTTTGTTCAAATGGCCATCCAACTACCAATGCTTGTGAGCAAGGGTTTATTTAAGGTTGAAAAAATTGATATCTTCTCAAAAGATGTAAAAGAAATTTTAAAGCGTATGAGTATTGGAACAATTGGTGTTGCAGCAACGCAAATCAATTTACTTGTTTCAACATTTTTAGCTACAGGTACTGTTATCGGTGCCGTCTCATGGCTTCAATATGCTTTTCGCCTCTTTCAATTTCCTGTAGGAATCCTAGGGGTTTCAATTGGAAACTCAAATCTCGTTTATTTTTCTGAGTTGTGGAGAAGTGGAAATGAAGAAGATGCAAAAAAAGCTCTACAAACAAGCTATATAACTAGTCTCTTTGTACTTATGCCGGCCATGGCCCTGATGTTTGCTCTTGCTCAAGATACTGTTGCAATCTCATTTCAAAGAGGAGCATTTGGGCTAGATGATACTAAGATGGTAACGGAGGCCCTTTATGCTTATCTGATTGGTCTACCTTTTTATGGCCTATATAAGGTCTTCTCACCGAGTTTTTATACATTGGATAGGCCAAAGATTCCTGTAACGATTTCTTCAATTGCAGTACTTATTAATATTATTTTTTGTATTTCACTTGTCGAAACTTATGGCTTTAAAATTCTTGCAATGGGAACTTCTGTTTCAATGATCTTTATCATCGTTACTCAGTCAGTACTTTTATTTCGCATGCTAAATTTAGAGTTAACATTCTTTTTTCCAATTAGATTTTTTAAAATTTGCTTATGCGCTGTCGCTGCTTTTTTTACAGCATCTTATTTACGTTCCTTTTTTCCAGTGAATATTTTTTCTACTGTGGATAACCTTGGTGCATTTAGTATAAGTGCATTAGGAGGGGGATTAGCTTATCTTATTGCGCTAAGTGTCTTAGGTGATTACGTTTTAATTCAGCGCTTCTTAAATAAGCTTCTGCGTCGAAAGTAG
- a CDS encoding deoxycytidylate deaminase, whose amino-acid sequence MNAIFSNLVAMRTDMEKTINHISTKSAVNWDEYFMLQAIMASYKSKDPATKVGCVFVDDNNHQITFGYNGFVAGIDESKLPWGKERTVPLEHQKYGYVVHAEANAILHSNRPLANTTCYVTLFPCHECAKLLASSKIKEVVYLQDKHAGSETNRIARRIFDLTGVTYRQLELGEHVLDSLIAHFTDAFYRD is encoded by the coding sequence ATGAATGCAATATTTTCTAATCTTGTGGCCATGAGAACAGACATGGAAAAGACAATTAATCATATCAGCACAAAGAGTGCTGTGAACTGGGATGAATACTTCATGCTTCAGGCCATTATGGCCAGCTACAAAAGCAAGGACCCGGCCACTAAAGTGGGATGTGTTTTTGTTGATGATAATAATCATCAAATAACTTTTGGTTACAACGGATTTGTTGCAGGGATTGATGAGTCGAAACTTCCATGGGGAAAAGAGAGAACAGTACCTCTTGAGCATCAAAAATATGGCTACGTTGTTCATGCGGAAGCAAATGCTATTCTTCACTCTAACCGTCCACTCGCTAATACAACTTGCTACGTGACACTCTTTCCATGTCATGAATGTGCCAAGCTACTTGCCTCTTCAAAGATCAAAGAAGTCGTATACTTACAAGATAAGCATGCTGGATCAGAAACAAATCGCATCGCTCGTCGCATCTTTGACCTGACGGGAGTCACTTATCGTCAGCTTGAACTTGGAGAACATGTTCTAGACTCACTCATAGCACACTTTACAGACGCCTTTTACCGCGACTAG
- a CDS encoding FeoA family protein — MVLSKAKKGASVKILSFSNELKHKTIMTGLGILPGDSVYIVAPSFLGSPLTLRLTDGETVALRLSEASFINVEEMQ; from the coding sequence ATGGTTTTATCGAAGGCAAAGAAAGGCGCAAGCGTAAAGATACTATCTTTTAGCAACGAGCTTAAGCACAAAACAATAATGACTGGTTTAGGTATCCTACCTGGTGATTCAGTTTATATTGTTGCTCCTTCATTTCTTGGCTCTCCTTTAACTCTAAGATTAACAGATGGTGAAACAGTTGCTCTTCGTCTAAGTGAAGCAAGCTTCATTAACGTAGAGGAAATGCAATAA
- the feoB gene encoding ferrous iron transport protein B, protein MKKTLLIGPANSGKSAIFNMLSGANRKVANYNGITVDTATAGLISNSRHEEQLAIVDLPGIYSLVPSSIDEAVTTSTLIGRNNQVTEFHDVVCVVDCARLDSSLSLTLAMKDLFGGKIKVIFNKIDLDIAKNYDFDKIGQHLGVPYLKFSTMRDSSATVDQFIRENASASVLTPVNKIQLSNESTEYNPFSVNFEEEEHIQLENEVAALSNIEKYQREARDLKASYAIGKNKGLIQLSNKIDHIVLHPILGGVIFLAVFYLIFHSIYTWSGPAMDLIDGGVGAFGEYVSSILPPGMLNSFIVDGVIAGVGGVIIFLPQIMILFFLLSLLEQSGYISRASIITDRAMSYFGLNGKAFLPYLSGFACSVPAIMATRTISDKKERLATLMTIPLITCSARLPVYILLIGTFVPEKTIFGIFNSQALSFFFLYFLGSFVALIIAKIFRLTLYKGSTTSFIIELPLYQLPTFKPAFKAMTFKGKVFLKKAGTIILGLSMVIWFLSTFPKPAEQLLVGKTDAEAASISLEHSTIGQFGKLIEPVIKPLGYNWKMGVGITVAMGARELFVSTLGTIYALGDVDEESTTLRQRLQSEIDPVTNKPVFNTAVAWSLLIFFAFAMQCISTLGIVKRETDGWGHVFLMFGYMTVLAYGGAFITYHILI, encoded by the coding sequence ATGAAAAAGACGCTACTTATAGGGCCAGCAAACTCTGGAAAATCTGCCATCTTCAATATGCTCTCAGGAGCAAATAGAAAAGTTGCAAATTACAATGGTATTACTGTTGATACTGCAACAGCGGGACTTATTTCAAACTCTCGCCATGAAGAACAGCTTGCTATTGTCGACCTTCCAGGGATCTATTCTCTAGTTCCTTCATCAATTGATGAGGCCGTTACAACTTCAACTCTAATTGGAAGAAATAACCAAGTAACAGAGTTTCACGATGTTGTTTGCGTTGTGGACTGTGCACGTCTAGACTCTTCTCTTTCATTAACTCTTGCTATGAAGGATCTCTTTGGTGGAAAGATAAAAGTTATCTTTAATAAGATTGATCTTGATATCGCAAAGAATTATGACTTTGATAAAATTGGTCAGCACCTTGGTGTTCCCTATTTAAAGTTTTCAACAATGAGAGATAGCAGTGCCACTGTCGATCAATTCATAAGAGAAAATGCATCAGCTTCTGTATTAACTCCAGTTAATAAAATTCAACTTTCAAATGAATCAACAGAGTATAATCCTTTTAGTGTTAACTTTGAGGAAGAAGAACATATTCAACTAGAAAATGAAGTTGCAGCTCTTTCAAATATTGAAAAGTATCAAAGAGAAGCACGTGATCTAAAAGCATCATATGCAATAGGAAAGAATAAAGGACTAATTCAATTATCAAATAAAATTGACCATATTGTTCTTCATCCAATTCTAGGTGGAGTTATCTTCCTGGCCGTTTTCTATTTAATCTTTCACTCAATCTATACTTGGTCAGGTCCAGCAATGGATCTCATCGATGGTGGCGTGGGAGCTTTTGGTGAATACGTAAGTTCAATACTTCCTCCAGGCATGCTCAATAGCTTTATTGTTGATGGTGTTATCGCTGGAGTTGGTGGGGTTATTATCTTCCTACCACAGATTATGATCCTCTTCTTCTTACTAAGCCTTTTAGAACAAAGTGGATATATTTCTCGTGCTTCAATTATTACTGACCGTGCAATGTCATACTTTGGACTAAATGGAAAAGCATTCCTTCCTTACCTTTCTGGATTTGCTTGTTCTGTACCTGCAATTATGGCAACGAGAACAATCTCAGATAAGAAAGAACGTCTTGCAACACTTATGACGATTCCTCTTATTACTTGTTCAGCAAGACTACCTGTTTATATTCTTTTAATCGGAACTTTTGTTCCAGAGAAAACAATATTTGGAATCTTCAATTCACAGGCACTTTCGTTCTTCTTCCTATATTTCCTAGGAAGTTTTGTGGCCTTAATTATTGCAAAGATATTTAGACTAACTCTTTATAAAGGTAGTACGACTTCATTTATTATTGAACTGCCACTCTATCAACTTCCAACTTTTAAGCCGGCTTTTAAGGCCATGACTTTTAAGGGAAAGGTTTTCTTAAAGAAGGCCGGAACAATTATCTTAGGTCTTTCGATGGTAATTTGGTTTCTTTCAACATTTCCAAAACCAGCGGAACAACTACTTGTTGGAAAAACTGATGCAGAAGCTGCTTCGATCTCACTTGAGCATTCAACGATTGGGCAATTTGGAAAACTAATTGAGCCAGTAATTAAGCCTCTTGGATATAATTGGAAAATGGGTGTCGGTATTACTGTTGCTATGGGGGCCAGAGAATTATTTGTTTCTACACTTGGAACAATCTATGCTCTTGGTGATGTAGATGAAGAGTCCACAACTCTTAGACAGCGCCTACAATCAGAGATCGATCCAGTCACTAATAAACCAGTTTTTAATACGGCCGTAGCTTGGTCACTATTAATCTTCTTTGCCTTTGCCATGCAGTGTATTTCAACACTTGGTATTGTAAAAAGAGAAACAGACGGTTGGGGACATGTCTTTCTTATGTTTGGTTACATGACAGTTCTGGCCTACGGTGGCGCATTCATCACATATCACATTTTAATTTAA
- a CDS encoding macro domain-containing protein: MKNIQVIKADITTLDVDVIVNAANSELKAGGGVDGAIHAACGEELEKELSEMGGCPVGEARLTKAFNIPAEFIIHAVGPKWEGGNNGESALLEKCYIYALSLAQENECKSIAFPCISTGIFGYPKIEAAITATSAVKSFDGIDSFDDVIFCCFDDESYEIYQTIL; encoded by the coding sequence ATGAAAAATATTCAAGTTATTAAAGCCGATATTACAACTCTAGATGTGGACGTTATTGTTAATGCCGCAAACTCTGAACTCAAGGCCGGTGGTGGTGTTGATGGCGCTATTCATGCAGCCTGTGGTGAGGAGTTAGAAAAGGAATTAAGTGAAATGGGAGGTTGCCCTGTAGGCGAGGCCCGCTTAACAAAGGCATTTAATATTCCTGCTGAGTTTATCATCCACGCTGTCGGTCCTAAATGGGAAGGTGGCAATAACGGTGAATCAGCACTACTTGAAAAATGTTATATCTATGCACTCTCACTTGCCCAAGAAAATGAGTGTAAGTCCATTGCTTTTCCATGTATCTCTACAGGAATCTTTGGTTACCCTAAGATTGAAGCGGCCATTACAGCAACTTCTGCTGTAAAGAGTTTTGATGGAATCGATTCTTTTGATGATGTGATATTTTGTTGCTTTGATGATGAAAGTTACGAGATCTATCAGACAATATTGTGA
- a CDS encoding transglycosylase SLT domain-containing protein: MRKLLEILILSLLTLSAVAAIPEGYFVDHDKLIKDYRIEKQYNPNDFLTYMLSENPAVPTEQVIQIAYETITLAECFKVDAKLFVALMRMESNFDMTAISHTGAVGLTQFTSIGAQEVSDQLGERGPRYANSRNTNYLNDIIGNCTDQWQQLWLRERGWSNQKELFLEDVQLSIVYGMILLKVFLAKNYEQDLMDNYYQALVDYNGEPGDRKYWYARTILKFYDEI, translated from the coding sequence ATGCGAAAATTATTAGAAATACTTATATTAAGCCTATTAACACTAAGTGCCGTGGCCGCAATTCCAGAAGGATACTTCGTGGACCACGATAAGCTAATTAAGGATTACCGAATTGAGAAACAATACAATCCTAATGATTTTCTCACTTATATGCTTTCTGAAAATCCAGCAGTTCCCACTGAGCAAGTGATTCAGATTGCTTATGAAACGATCACTCTTGCTGAGTGTTTTAAAGTGGATGCAAAGCTTTTTGTGGCCCTCATGAGAATGGAGTCAAATTTTGATATGACGGCCATTTCCCACACCGGAGCAGTGGGATTAACACAATTTACTTCTATTGGTGCCCAAGAAGTCTCTGATCAACTAGGGGAGAGAGGCCCGCGATATGCGAATTCTCGCAATACTAATTATTTAAACGATATTATTGGAAATTGCACTGATCAGTGGCAGCAGCTTTGGTTGAGAGAGCGTGGCTGGAGTAATCAGAAAGAATTATTCTTAGAAGATGTTCAGCTTTCTATCGTCTACGGCATGATTCTTTTAAAGGTCTTTTTGGCCAAGAATTATGAGCAAGACCTAATGGATAATTATTATCAAGCGTTAGTGGACTATAATGGGGAGCCAGGGGATCGTAAATATTGGTATGCTCGTACAATTTTGAAGTTTTACGATGAAATCTAA
- a CDS encoding hydroxyacid dehydrogenase: MKPFIVVCDGMDADVFASLQAVSEFDVHPKAKLTQDEIKELLPKASALVIRSATKVQEEYLELAPNLKYVIRAGAGTDNIDKVKCGERGVKVSNTPGANNNSAAEHAVALMMTVLRHTAAADATMKNGGWDKSKYTGNELTNKKVGIVGFGQIGKIVAKRLQGFEPEVKFFDPFCESSDLAYVSKAQSVEEIFETCDIITLHTPLMEETKGMINKDLFNKMQSHAILVNASRGGIVNEEDLVSALKEGKLKAAGFDVFATEPLEEDSPLRQIPNLVLTPHLGAATDEAQLRVGEMAVNQLKEYFLNDNLLHEVKA, encoded by the coding sequence GTGAAACCATTTATTGTCGTATGTGACGGAATGGATGCTGACGTATTTGCATCATTACAAGCTGTAAGTGAATTTGACGTACATCCAAAAGCAAAATTAACTCAAGATGAGATTAAAGAACTTCTTCCAAAAGCAAGCGCTCTTGTTATCCGCTCTGCTACAAAGGTTCAAGAAGAATACTTAGAGCTAGCACCAAATCTTAAGTACGTTATTCGTGCTGGAGCTGGTACAGATAATATCGATAAAGTTAAATGTGGTGAGCGTGGGGTAAAAGTTTCTAACACTCCAGGTGCAAATAATAACTCGGCAGCAGAGCACGCCGTTGCTCTTATGATGACTGTTCTTAGACATACTGCTGCAGCAGATGCCACAATGAAAAACGGTGGTTGGGACAAATCAAAGTACACAGGAAATGAGCTAACAAATAAGAAAGTTGGTATCGTTGGTTTTGGTCAAATTGGAAAGATCGTTGCTAAAAGACTTCAAGGTTTTGAACCAGAAGTTAAATTCTTTGATCCATTTTGTGAATCAAGTGATCTAGCGTACGTATCAAAGGCCCAATCAGTAGAAGAAATTTTTGAAACTTGTGACATCATTACACTTCATACTCCTCTAATGGAAGAGACGAAAGGAATGATCAACAAGGACTTATTTAATAAAATGCAGTCTCATGCTATTTTAGTTAATGCTTCTCGCGGAGGAATTGTTAACGAGGAAGACCTTGTTAGTGCTCTTAAAGAAGGTAAGCTAAAAGCAGCTGGCTTTGATGTATTTGCAACAGAGCCACTTGAAGAAGACTCTCCCCTACGCCAAATCCCAAATCTCGTATTAACTCCTCACCTAGGTGCTGCAACAGATGAAGCACAATTAAGAGTTGGAGAAATGGCAGTAAATCAACTTAAAGAATACTTTTTAAATGATAATTTACTACACGAGGTTAAAGCTTAA
- a CDS encoding adenylosuccinate synthase, translated as MKSLAIIGSQWGDEGKGKITDLLGLKCDVVVRYQGGNNAGHTIIVGEKKVVLHLIPSGILHDHCVSVIGHGVVLDPEAFSKEIENVKNSGLTVTPEKLKISSNTSVITFYNRLLDGQREAKGPVKIGTTGKGIGPAYEDKISRKGIKVKDLFDKEVLTEKLKANLLEKETLFTKLYECEYPSVEEEVERLMSLAKELEPFVCDTFSFLDEAKRAGKKILFEGAQGVLLDIDFGSYPFVTSSSTAYAGIYSGAGLPGGTVEEVLGITKAYTTRVGEGPFPTELFDQMGEDIQTKGGEFGATTGRKRRCGWLDLPLLKYSVKCSNLTSIALTKLDVLSEMGPLQVCTGYEYEGRTIDCAYPGIDLSKVKPILKEVAGFNDDFKGELSKEVKDYIALIEEAIEIPVGIIAFGPERSEIKFLKEYF; from the coding sequence ATGAAATCACTTGCGATTATTGGTTCTCAATGGGGAGATGAAGGAAAAGGTAAAATCACTGATCTACTTGGATTAAAATGCGATGTTGTTGTTCGCTACCAAGGAGGAAACAACGCTGGTCACACGATCATTGTTGGTGAAAAGAAAGTGGTACTACACTTGATTCCTTCAGGAATTTTACACGATCACTGTGTCTCAGTTATTGGCCATGGTGTTGTTCTAGATCCAGAAGCATTCTCTAAAGAAATAGAAAATGTTAAAAACTCTGGTCTAACTGTTACTCCTGAGAAACTTAAGATTTCTTCTAATACCTCTGTTATCACTTTTTATAACCGTCTTCTTGACGGGCAACGTGAAGCCAAAGGTCCAGTAAAGATTGGAACAACAGGAAAAGGAATTGGCCCAGCATATGAAGATAAGATTTCAAGAAAAGGGATCAAAGTAAAAGACCTTTTCGACAAAGAAGTTTTAACTGAAAAGCTAAAGGCAAACCTTTTAGAAAAAGAAACTCTTTTCACTAAATTATATGAGTGTGAATACCCAAGTGTTGAAGAAGAAGTAGAAAGACTTATGAGTCTTGCTAAAGAACTTGAACCATTTGTTTGCGATACATTTAGCTTCCTTGATGAAGCAAAGCGCGCTGGTAAGAAGATTCTTTTTGAAGGCGCACAAGGTGTTCTTCTTGATATCGACTTTGGTTCATATCCATTTGTTACATCATCTTCAACTGCTTATGCAGGAATTTACTCTGGAGCTGGACTTCCAGGTGGTACCGTTGAAGAAGTTCTAGGGATTACAAAAGCCTACACTACTAGAGTTGGAGAAGGTCCATTCCCTACTGAATTATTTGATCAAATGGGTGAAGATATTCAAACTAAAGGTGGAGAATTTGGAGCGACAACAGGACGTAAGAGAAGATGTGGATGGCTTGACCTTCCTCTTCTAAAATACTCTGTTAAATGCTCAAACTTAACTTCCATTGCGCTGACTAAGCTTGATGTTCTAAGTGAGATGGGACCACTTCAAGTTTGTACAGGATATGAGTACGAAGGACGTACAATCGATTGTGCCTATCCAGGAATTGATCTTTCAAAAGTTAAACCAATTCTTAAAGAAGTTGCTGGTTTTAACGATGACTTCAAAGGTGAGCTTTCAAAAGAAGTAAAAGATTATATCGCACTAATTGAAGAGGCGATTGAAATCCCAGTTGGAATCATTGCCTTCGGTCCAGAAAGATCTGAAATTAAATTTCTAAAAGAATACTTCTAA